A genomic window from Sphingobacterium sp. BN32 includes:
- a CDS encoding glucoamylase family protein, translating into MTIKAFTFSGILLMALNFESCQIKNNNHEQDSNVRKDSLTSMNDSLLTKIQSQTFQYFWEGAEPITGLARERIHIDGEYPQNDRNVITIGGSGFGLMSLVVGMKRGFISKSEGEERLHRIMDYLTRIPRFQGAWAHWYHGNVGEVKAFSEKDNGGDIVETAFLAQGLLVVREYFNEGTETQREIAKKADNLWRGINWKHYTNGKNVLFWHWSPVHEFGMNHAIEGYDECLISYVLAASSPTHAIDSSVYYQGWARNGKIKSDIKKFDIPTVVKHNSRPGEVGPLFWAQYSFLGLDPRGLSDKYVSYEDAVVNHAKINIAYAEANPKKYVGYGADKAWGWTASYSINGYDAHHPDNDKSVVTPTAALASMPYTPKESIAFAKYLFNNLGDKVWGKYGFYDAFSETNNWYPQRYLAIDQGPIVVMIENYRTGLIWDLFMNAPEVRIGLRKLGFKSPHLK; encoded by the coding sequence CAATCACGAACAGGATAGCAATGTCCGTAAAGACAGTCTGACATCTATGAACGACTCATTGCTGACGAAGATTCAAAGCCAGACTTTCCAATATTTCTGGGAGGGCGCCGAGCCCATTACAGGACTCGCTCGCGAGCGCATCCATATCGACGGTGAATACCCACAGAATGACCGCAATGTGATCACCATAGGCGGTAGTGGATTCGGCTTGATGAGTTTGGTTGTCGGTATGAAGCGGGGCTTTATCAGTAAGAGCGAAGGAGAAGAACGCCTCCACCGAATTATGGATTATCTGACTCGTATCCCGAGATTTCAAGGCGCATGGGCACACTGGTACCATGGCAATGTCGGCGAAGTGAAAGCCTTTAGTGAAAAGGACAATGGTGGCGACATCGTAGAAACGGCCTTCCTCGCTCAGGGGCTTCTTGTTGTGCGCGAATATTTCAACGAGGGAACTGAAACACAGCGAGAAATTGCCAAGAAAGCAGATAACCTTTGGAGAGGAATCAATTGGAAGCATTATACAAACGGCAAGAACGTGCTGTTCTGGCACTGGAGCCCAGTCCATGAGTTTGGAATGAACCATGCGATCGAAGGTTATGATGAGTGTTTGATAAGCTATGTCTTGGCGGCATCCTCACCCACCCATGCGATAGATTCTTCGGTCTATTATCAAGGATGGGCAAGGAACGGTAAGATCAAATCCGATATCAAGAAGTTCGACATCCCAACCGTAGTAAAACATAACTCGCGCCCTGGTGAAGTAGGTCCATTATTTTGGGCGCAGTATTCCTTCTTAGGCTTAGATCCGCGAGGACTCTCTGATAAATACGTGTCCTATGAAGATGCTGTAGTGAATCATGCAAAGATCAATATTGCATATGCAGAAGCAAATCCAAAGAAATATGTGGGATATGGAGCGGATAAAGCTTGGGGATGGACAGCTAGCTATTCTATCAATGGATATGATGCTCATCACCCGGATAATGATAAGTCGGTGGTAACTCCTACTGCGGCTCTAGCGTCCATGCCGTATACGCCGAAGGAAAGTATAGCATTCGCAAAGTATCTTTTCAATAATCTTGGCGATAAGGTTTGGGGCAAATATGGCTTCTATGATGCCTTCAGCGAGACTAACAATTGGTATCCACAGCGCTATTTAGCGATTGACCAGGGTCCGATTGTCGTGATGATTGAAAATTATAGAACGGGTCTTATTTGGGACTTATTTATGAATGCTCCAGAAGTGAGAATAGGATTAAGAAAATTAGGATTCAAAAGTCCACACCTAAAGTAA
- the bglX gene encoding beta-glucosidase BglX: MNIRKSILSCSLIAFSLIANAQDNNKMNQFIDGLMSKMTIEEKIGQLNLVTGGEATTGSVVSTDVESKIKAGHIGGIFSMSSPAKIRKAQELAVKQSRLGIPIIFGMDVIHGYKTAFPIPLGLAATWDMALIRKTARISAVEATADGINWTFSPMVDISRDPRWGRISEGSGEDTYLTSRIAREMVLGYQGDDLSKNNTLLACVKHFALYGAGEAGRDYHTTDMSLHRMYNEYLPPYKAALDAGAMSVMTSFNDINGMPATANRWLLTDLLRNEWGFKGLVVTDYTAVNELIDHGLGDLQQVSALSLQAGVDMDMVGEGFLTTLKKSLDDKRVSEADINRAVRYVLEAKYRLGLFDDPYRYCDEQRAKKEIFKKEHLIFAREAAAKSFVLLKNEQTLPLKKTGTVAVIGPLANTGANMPGTWSVSADHANTQSLVEGMREALGSKVKITTHSGSNLTDDKALQERATMFGRTIPRDERDPALIIADALKFAESADVIVAALGESSEMSGESSSRTDLNIPESQKRLLEALLKTGKPVVLVLFTGRPLTLTWEHEHVPAILNVWFAGTESGKAIADVLFGDVNPSGKLPATFPQNVGQIPLYYSHKNTGRPLAEGAWFQKFRSNYLDVSNEPLYPFGYGLSYSTFEYGDIILDKKTIKKNETLKVSIELKNTGNFDGEEVVQLYIRDMVGSITRPVKELKNFQKVFLKKGESKRIEFTISEEDLKFYDQQLKHIAEPGAFKIFIGGNSRDVKEADFELTD, from the coding sequence ATGAACATCCGTAAAAGCATATTATCCTGTAGTTTAATCGCTTTTTCACTGATTGCAAATGCACAGGATAACAATAAGATGAATCAGTTTATCGATGGGCTAATGTCCAAGATGACTATCGAGGAAAAGATCGGCCAGCTTAACCTAGTGACGGGTGGCGAAGCCACTACCGGCTCCGTCGTTTCAACAGATGTCGAAAGTAAAATCAAAGCAGGTCATATTGGAGGGATATTCTCCATGAGCTCACCTGCAAAAATTCGAAAAGCGCAGGAGCTCGCCGTTAAACAATCTCGATTAGGAATTCCTATCATCTTCGGAATGGATGTAATTCATGGTTATAAAACTGCATTTCCGATACCATTAGGTCTTGCCGCAACTTGGGACATGGCCTTGATTCGCAAGACAGCACGTATCTCGGCTGTCGAAGCGACTGCCGACGGTATCAACTGGACCTTCTCTCCTATGGTCGATATCTCCAGAGATCCGCGCTGGGGAAGAATATCAGAAGGTAGTGGCGAAGATACCTACCTAACATCCCGTATTGCAAGAGAGATGGTTTTAGGCTATCAGGGCGACGATCTTAGTAAAAACAACACATTGCTCGCCTGCGTTAAACATTTTGCACTGTATGGCGCCGGAGAGGCCGGCAGAGATTATCATACGACGGATATGAGTCTGCATCGAATGTATAATGAGTATCTACCTCCCTATAAAGCTGCGCTAGATGCTGGTGCGATGTCAGTCATGACTTCCTTCAATGATATCAATGGCATGCCGGCAACAGCCAACCGTTGGCTACTGACGGACTTACTCCGCAACGAATGGGGATTTAAAGGTCTTGTCGTAACCGATTATACAGCTGTAAATGAGCTGATAGACCATGGTTTAGGTGATTTACAACAAGTATCTGCCCTTTCATTGCAAGCCGGTGTAGATATGGATATGGTCGGCGAAGGTTTTCTGACGACCTTGAAAAAGTCTCTGGACGATAAGCGAGTGAGCGAAGCTGATATCAACCGGGCCGTACGATATGTATTGGAAGCGAAATACCGATTAGGGCTATTTGATGACCCCTATCGCTATTGCGATGAGCAACGCGCTAAGAAAGAAATCTTTAAAAAAGAACATCTGATCTTTGCTAGAGAAGCCGCGGCGAAGTCCTTTGTCTTGTTAAAGAATGAGCAAACACTACCGCTTAAAAAGACTGGAACTGTTGCTGTCATTGGCCCGCTCGCAAACACTGGAGCAAATATGCCGGGTACCTGGAGTGTCAGTGCAGACCATGCCAATACGCAAAGTCTTGTTGAAGGAATGCGTGAAGCTTTAGGCAGTAAAGTAAAGATTACAACGCATTCAGGTTCTAATCTAACCGATGATAAAGCGCTTCAAGAACGCGCGACCATGTTCGGTCGAACAATACCTAGAGATGAGCGAGATCCGGCGCTCATCATCGCCGATGCCTTGAAGTTTGCCGAAAGTGCCGATGTTATTGTTGCTGCACTGGGAGAAAGCTCGGAGATGTCGGGAGAAAGCTCAAGCCGTACGGATCTTAATATCCCTGAGAGTCAAAAACGCTTATTGGAAGCCCTATTGAAAACAGGTAAGCCGGTAGTCTTGGTGCTATTTACCGGGCGCCCATTGACGCTCACCTGGGAGCATGAGCACGTTCCGGCGATATTAAACGTTTGGTTTGCCGGCACAGAATCCGGAAAAGCGATTGCCGATGTATTATTTGGCGATGTTAATCCGAGTGGTAAGCTTCCTGCCACATTCCCACAGAATGTAGGTCAGATTCCGCTATACTACAGCCATAAAAATACAGGACGTCCTTTGGCTGAAGGAGCTTGGTTCCAAAAGTTCCGCTCAAATTACCTTGATGTCAGCAACGAGCCCCTATACCCTTTCGGATACGGTTTAAGCTACAGTACATTTGAGTATGGCGATATCATACTGGACAAAAAAACGATCAAGAAGAATGAAACCCTAAAAGTCTCCATCGAACTTAAGAATACGGGCAACTTTGATGGCGAAGAAGTGGTTCAGCTCTATATCCGTGATATGGTGGGTAGTATCACACGACCTGTTAAAGAACTTAAAAACTTCCAGAAGGTCTTTCTAAAGAAAGGAGAATCGAAAAGAATCGAATTCACGATATCGGAAGAGGATCTGAAGTTCTACGATCAACAACTTAAGCACATTGCTGAGCCGGGTGCTTTCAAGATATTTATTGGCGGAAACTCCCGAGACGTTAAGGAAGCGGATTTCGAATTGACAGATTAA
- the pdeM gene encoding ligase-associated DNA damage response endonuclease PdeM produces MAKKLVLNGLDCFLLPQKAMYIAKHQLLVISDWHLGKLKHFRKEGFFVPAPNVMEELSRLDTLLNALEVKQVVFLGDLFHSKLNSDWEQFCIYTKAKPNITFTLTKGNHDILEDAHWERSALRIVDHLLLEEGIVLSHEPLLGLESHIINVVGHIHPGCQIFLAGRQSFRLPCFHLENRVLTLPAFGKFTGLHILPKTSLTKVYAIVDQSVLELP; encoded by the coding sequence ATGGCTAAGAAGCTTGTGTTGAATGGTTTAGATTGTTTTTTATTGCCACAAAAGGCGATGTATATCGCCAAACATCAACTACTTGTAATTTCAGATTGGCATTTGGGCAAGTTGAAGCATTTTAGAAAAGAAGGTTTCTTTGTTCCTGCCCCGAATGTGATGGAGGAGTTAAGCAGGCTTGATACTTTGCTAAATGCCCTGGAAGTCAAACAAGTAGTTTTTCTAGGAGATCTTTTTCATTCCAAGTTGAATTCCGACTGGGAACAATTCTGTATATATACGAAAGCTAAGCCGAATATTACCTTCACTTTGACTAAAGGGAATCATGATATTCTGGAGGATGCACATTGGGAAAGATCAGCACTCCGCATCGTCGATCATTTGCTGTTGGAAGAAGGGATCGTATTGTCTCACGAACCTTTGCTAGGTCTTGAAAGTCATATCATCAATGTGGTTGGCCATATCCACCCAGGCTGCCAAATATTTCTAGCTGGTCGGCAGAGCTTCCGACTTCCTTGTTTCCATTTAGAGAATAGGGTGCTCACTTTACCCGCATTTGGAAAGTTTACTGGCTTGCATATATTGCCCAAAACAAGCTTGACGAAAGTTTATGCAATCGTAGACCAATCGGTATTGGAACTTCCTTAA
- a CDS encoding ligase-associated DNA damage response DEXH box helicase, with product MKNELADVWFYNQGWEPHDFQKKCWNEIGANRSGILNAPTGYGKTFAIWFGVIQHYYSDAYQAKLEKQRKRGLHALWITPLRALSKEIHRVTEGVSLDLDLDYQIELRTGDTSTAVRQKQRKNPPQALITTPESVHLILATKQGQDFFKQLEFIVVDEWHELLGSKRGVLIELALSRLKSINPNLKIWGISATIGNLEQAKDILLGASNKGVLVKAQINKKIDIQTILPDSLEKFPWAGHLGIRLLDKVVDVVNQYGTTLIFTNTRSQAEIWYQQIISNYPEFAGLLAIHHGSLSDEVRMWVEEALHAGKLKAVVCTSSLDLGVDFRPVDCVIQIGSPKGVARFLQRAGRSGHRPDATSIIYYVPTNSLEIIEGDSLKFAVKEKIVEQRIPYVRSFDVLTQYLMTLAVGDGFDPKQIYQEITNTHCFESVSREEFDQCMSLLLHGGSSLKAYDDFHRLELVDGLYKVTSRKLAMRHRLSIGAIVSDLMMRVKFLSGKYLGSIEESFISKLNVGDVFWFSGRQLELIQVIANDAIVKPSQKKKGVVPSWMGGRFAISPDLGIAIRHSFSSIHKKSGQSAEIKFLQPLFQEQERVSGLPKEDELLVEYTETRYGFHLFLYPFDGKLVHEGMAQVIAYRLGQITPATFSIATNEYGIELLSDTAYELNEDILKQIFSPHQLHADINSGINVHEMARRRFRDIAGIAGLVFQGFPGKQMKSKHLQANAGLFFSVFSEYEPNNLLLRESYDEVFDFQLEEGRMIKAFERIDSHRIIFRKPEKLTPFAFPIFSESFRERYSNEDWQSKLEKIKMQLIDG from the coding sequence CGACCGGTTATGGTAAAACTTTTGCCATTTGGTTTGGCGTTATTCAACATTATTATTCGGATGCTTATCAGGCGAAACTTGAAAAACAACGCAAGCGAGGGCTACATGCACTTTGGATAACGCCTTTGCGGGCACTATCTAAGGAAATACACCGGGTAACCGAAGGGGTTTCATTAGACCTCGATTTGGATTACCAGATCGAGCTACGGACGGGCGATACAAGTACCGCCGTCAGGCAAAAGCAGCGAAAGAATCCGCCGCAAGCCTTAATTACCACGCCGGAGAGTGTTCACTTAATTTTAGCAACCAAGCAAGGCCAAGACTTCTTTAAGCAATTGGAATTTATCGTCGTCGATGAATGGCATGAGCTTCTAGGTTCTAAACGCGGAGTGCTGATCGAACTTGCGCTGAGCAGATTGAAGAGTATTAATCCCAACTTAAAGATTTGGGGCATTTCGGCAACCATCGGTAATCTAGAGCAAGCCAAGGATATTTTGCTGGGTGCATCAAATAAAGGTGTTTTGGTCAAGGCACAGATCAATAAGAAGATTGATATACAGACGATCCTACCGGATAGTTTGGAGAAGTTTCCATGGGCTGGACACTTAGGTATTCGGCTTTTGGATAAGGTGGTCGATGTTGTCAATCAATACGGAACCACTTTAATTTTTACCAATACGCGTTCGCAAGCGGAGATATGGTACCAGCAGATTATCTCCAATTATCCGGAGTTTGCCGGCTTGCTCGCTATCCATCATGGATCTTTGAGTGATGAGGTACGCATGTGGGTGGAGGAAGCTTTACATGCCGGAAAGCTTAAAGCTGTGGTTTGTACCAGTAGTTTGGATTTAGGGGTTGATTTTAGGCCTGTAGACTGCGTTATACAGATTGGGTCGCCCAAAGGCGTGGCGAGATTTTTACAGCGCGCAGGACGCTCCGGACACCGTCCTGACGCAACGTCCATTATCTACTATGTCCCGACGAACTCTTTGGAGATCATCGAAGGAGATTCGCTCAAGTTTGCGGTAAAAGAAAAGATTGTCGAGCAACGAATACCCTATGTGCGTTCGTTCGATGTGCTGACGCAGTACTTAATGACATTGGCAGTTGGCGATGGATTTGATCCTAAGCAGATTTATCAGGAGATTACGAATACACATTGCTTTGAGTCGGTCAGTCGGGAGGAGTTCGATCAATGTATGAGTTTGTTGTTGCATGGGGGCAGTAGCTTGAAGGCTTACGATGATTTCCATCGTTTGGAATTGGTCGATGGGCTTTATAAAGTGACGTCAAGGAAACTTGCTATGCGACATCGGCTGTCTATTGGTGCTATTGTATCGGATTTGATGATGCGGGTAAAGTTCCTGTCGGGCAAGTATTTAGGATCGATCGAGGAGTCGTTTATTTCTAAATTGAATGTCGGTGATGTATTCTGGTTTTCCGGTCGACAGTTAGAGTTGATTCAGGTGATCGCTAATGATGCAATCGTCAAGCCTTCGCAAAAGAAAAAAGGCGTTGTGCCATCCTGGATGGGTGGTCGCTTTGCGATATCGCCGGATTTGGGCATTGCAATCCGCCATAGCTTCAGCAGTATCCACAAGAAATCGGGACAAAGTGCAGAGATTAAGTTTTTGCAGCCGCTATTTCAAGAACAAGAGCGTGTTTCGGGACTTCCGAAAGAAGATGAGCTGTTGGTGGAATACACAGAAACAAGGTATGGTTTCCATTTGTTTTTATATCCTTTTGATGGGAAGCTGGTGCATGAGGGGATGGCTCAGGTTATCGCTTATAGGCTAGGGCAAATTACTCCGGCAACATTCAGTATTGCCACAAATGAATATGGAATTGAGCTACTGAGTGACACCGCTTATGAGCTCAATGAGGATATTTTGAAACAGATCTTTTCACCCCATCAATTGCATGCAGATATCAATTCCGGTATCAACGTGCATGAGATGGCGAGGCGACGCTTTAGGGATATTGCGGGCATTGCAGGTTTGGTTTTTCAGGGCTTTCCCGGAAAGCAGATGAAGAGCAAGCATTTGCAAGCCAATGCAGGTCTTTTCTTTTCTGTCTTTTCAGAATATGAACCAAACAACTTACTTTTGCGTGAGTCTTATGACGAAGTCTTTGATTTTCAGCTTGAGGAGGGAAGGATGATAAAAGCGTTTGAGCGTATCGATAGTCACCGGATTATTTTTCGGAAACCGGAGAAACTTACGCCTTTCGCGTTTCCAATATTCTCGGAGTCGTTCCGCGAGCGATATAGCAATGAAGACTGGCAAAGCAAATTGGAGAAAATTAAAATGCAATTGATTGATGGCTAA